From the Archangium lipolyticum genome, one window contains:
- a CDS encoding TetR/AcrR family transcriptional regulator, protein MARPADPHARAALIAAARTEFVKKGIRGARIEDITAACGLSKGAFYLHYSSKEALFGEVVGEFTEAMNRLITQRKADGERFFAEHGPLEPGDVAERSERYEGLVRMSTEADLRTLELMWSYRDVVHVLMRGSQGTEFETVLWRVVEHEVARVAQDFQRLQRNRAFRSDVPPEVTGSLLVGTYVLLAQRMSQMEHKPDLAAWANSLHLLILEGSLAPGITAPRLSSSRTPKTSPRRSPRARALSRTRSTPRSGS, encoded by the coding sequence ATGGCTCGTCCCGCGGACCCACATGCCCGTGCGGCACTCATCGCCGCCGCGCGAACCGAATTCGTGAAGAAGGGCATCCGAGGCGCCCGCATCGAGGACATCACCGCCGCGTGCGGCCTCTCCAAGGGCGCGTTCTACCTGCACTACTCCTCCAAGGAGGCGCTCTTCGGCGAGGTGGTGGGCGAGTTCACGGAGGCGATGAACCGGCTCATCACCCAGCGCAAGGCGGACGGGGAGCGCTTCTTCGCCGAGCACGGCCCGCTGGAACCGGGTGACGTGGCCGAGCGCTCCGAGCGTTACGAGGGCCTGGTGCGCATGAGCACCGAGGCGGACCTGCGGACGCTGGAGCTGATGTGGTCCTACCGTGACGTGGTGCACGTGCTCATGCGCGGCAGCCAGGGCACCGAGTTCGAGACGGTGCTGTGGCGGGTGGTGGAGCATGAGGTGGCGCGGGTGGCGCAGGACTTCCAACGGCTGCAGCGCAACCGCGCCTTCCGCTCGGACGTGCCTCCCGAGGTCACCGGCTCTCTGCTCGTCGGCACCTACGTGTTGCTGGCCCAGCGGATGAGCCAGATGGAGCACAAGCCGGACCTGGCCGCCTGGGCCAACTCGCTCCACCTCCTCATCCTCGAGGGCAGCCTGGCCCCGGGCATCACCGCCCCGCGCCTCTCCTCTTCGAGGACTCCGAAGACTTCCCCGCGCCGGTCCCCCCGGGCCCGCGCGCTCTCTCGCACTCGCAGCACCCCGAGGTCAGGATCGTGA
- a CDS encoding DUF2293 domain-containing protein, producing the protein MSDSLTVSPTSDPRRVRAADGSILSVPAGWALLPPGDAGLTRRVKAAGPSWTVVEKKGRKIFSQGVWAPEAHITAAQAALEAERATPAYARKREADVRRREREQAEYEVDFANAVLRFLAFAPTFTPQAKRLAVAVSAHATPVGSGTVARTERIPLERRAEAAVIAWMRHQTTAYDNLSIARVKGARREVRRELAEVSRAVLDLHRRDVPHAPPACPLCTALARLGAPSP; encoded by the coding sequence ATGAGCGACTCCCTCACCGTGTCCCCCACGAGCGACCCGCGCCGCGTGCGCGCGGCCGATGGTTCCATCCTCTCCGTGCCCGCCGGCTGGGCCCTGTTGCCTCCGGGTGACGCGGGCCTCACGCGCCGGGTGAAGGCCGCCGGCCCCAGCTGGACGGTGGTGGAGAAGAAGGGCCGCAAAATCTTCTCGCAGGGGGTCTGGGCGCCCGAGGCCCACATCACCGCCGCCCAGGCCGCCCTGGAGGCCGAGCGTGCCACCCCCGCCTACGCCCGCAAGCGCGAGGCGGACGTCCGCCGCCGCGAGCGCGAGCAGGCCGAGTACGAGGTGGACTTCGCCAACGCGGTGCTGCGCTTCCTCGCCTTCGCGCCCACCTTCACCCCCCAGGCGAAGCGGCTGGCCGTGGCGGTGTCGGCCCATGCCACCCCCGTGGGCAGTGGCACCGTGGCCCGCACCGAGCGCATCCCCCTCGAGCGCCGCGCCGAGGCCGCCGTCATCGCCTGGATGCGACACCAGACGACGGCCTACGACAACCTCTCCATCGCCCGGGTGAAGGGCGCCCGCCGCGAGGTGCGCCGCGAGCTGGCCGAGGTGTCCCGCGCGGTGTTGGACCTGCACCGCCGCGACGTGCCCCATGCACCTCCCGCGTGCCCCCTGTGCACCGCCCTGGCGCGGCTCGGCGCTCCCTCTCCGTAG
- the rnz gene encoding ribonuclease Z → MSILRLTFLGTSAAQPTLHRNLSGLAVKADADLLLFDCGEGSQRQMVRYGTGFTVDAVFFTHFHADHYLGIIGFLRTLGMMGRDSPVQLYGPPPARRLLNQAVHLGVESLSFPVEVHELRDGDKVERRGYTVHAVGVDHRINALGYVLQEDERPGKFNLEKAKAMGIPSGPVYGQLQRGETVTLPDGRTIGPAEVVGDPRPGRRLVISGDTRPCQSMVRAAKDADLLIHESTFSDDEQERAHETRHSTAREAAQVAREAGARRLILTHLSSRHDTDPARLLAQAREEFKGPVEVAFDGLTVELPLRD, encoded by the coding sequence ATGTCCATTCTCAGGCTCACCTTCCTCGGCACCTCGGCCGCACAGCCGACGCTGCACCGCAACCTCTCGGGGCTCGCGGTGAAGGCGGACGCGGACCTGCTCCTCTTCGACTGCGGCGAGGGCAGCCAGCGGCAGATGGTGCGCTACGGCACCGGCTTCACCGTGGATGCCGTCTTCTTCACCCACTTCCACGCGGACCACTACCTGGGAATCATCGGGTTCTTGCGCACGCTGGGGATGATGGGGCGGGACTCGCCCGTGCAGCTCTACGGGCCTCCGCCGGCGCGGCGGCTGCTGAACCAGGCGGTGCACCTGGGCGTGGAGTCGCTGTCCTTCCCGGTGGAGGTGCACGAGCTGCGCGACGGGGACAAGGTGGAGCGGCGCGGCTACACGGTGCACGCGGTGGGGGTGGACCACCGCATCAACGCGCTGGGCTACGTGCTGCAGGAGGACGAGCGCCCGGGCAAGTTCAACCTGGAGAAGGCGAAGGCCATGGGGATTCCCTCGGGGCCCGTCTACGGCCAGCTCCAGCGCGGTGAGACGGTGACGCTGCCGGATGGCCGGACCATCGGTCCCGCCGAGGTGGTGGGAGACCCGAGACCCGGGCGGCGGCTGGTCATCTCCGGCGACACCCGCCCCTGCCAGTCCATGGTGCGCGCGGCGAAGGACGCGGATCTGCTCATCCACGAGTCCACCTTCTCCGACGACGAGCAGGAGCGCGCGCACGAGACGCGGCACTCCACGGCGCGCGAGGCGGCGCAGGTGGCGCGAGAGGCCGGGGCCCGGCGCCTCATCCTCACGCACCTCTCCAGCCGTCACGACACGGACCCCGCGCGGCTGCTCGCCCAGGCGCGCGAGGAGTTCAAGGGACCCGTCGAGGTGGCCTTCGACGGGCTCACCGTGGAGCTGCCCCTGCGCGACTGA